The following are encoded together in the Lathyrus oleraceus cultivar Zhongwan6 chromosome 3, CAAS_Psat_ZW6_1.0, whole genome shotgun sequence genome:
- the LOC127130191 gene encoding uncharacterized protein LOC127130191, with product MAEQEQESARVKADLDEIKGGMSQMREMLQALIFRFEIPQATVISETTGPAVEVPPQRTLPSTLPPYVLPYDFVPRAKVVHKMGQSVQQAVPLPVYTDARPVIHTVVPPTAYARHVPHYEDQNHMYQTVDSTVAGDEVRFEDFREVKENMQLLEKKFRDLEGDHVFGSAAKEMCLVSGLVIPAKFKTPDFDKYKGHTCPKSHLIMYYRKMAAHVEDDKLMIHCFQDNLSGAPSKWYLSLDQNRVRCFQDLSDAFIKHYKYNMDMAPDRRQLQSMFQHDKESFKEYAQRWRELASQVEPPLAEKELVELFIDTVQPQFYEKMVGSASLGFSVLVAIGARVEYGIRNGKLAAVAGTSNANQKKFSGGFPKKKEGEINAVTDGQGRAPPRRRPQQYPPQQYVQQPIPYQQPMYPIQFAPQPYAYQAPPVYRPTPVQPRAAAPPTYQQAPAAPVYQQPRAQAPRQNAQNQNRRQGERATFNPIPMSYTELYPSLLQKGLVVPIPMGPPPDHLPPWYNPNAHCPFHEGAPGHDLEGCYALKHRFRELIESKILSFKDMGPNVKNNPLPPHGNPEVNAIEDASVGVTVEKVEDVKTPLAAFHARLVEAGLVNIDHDNCEECASYPKGCQVVRDNIQNLMDEGVLQISSALKNEDVLVIEPCFNLPEPVEIPYYSKRVAPENSHPSPVEICMPSPFPYESTKPVPWKYEITVVEKVVEGSSDAEVTEAVSEDVTNIAGMSRMTRSGRIYTPEFNVTPQGPSKESIVVAPTKEPEVVQSEDAVEFLKLIKRSDYKVVDQLHQTPSKISILSLLLNSQAHREALLKVLAQAHVTQSITVDQFDGVVANITACNTLSFSGEELPEDGQNHNRALHISVKCKDDALDMPGLDTDIVEHKLPLQPDCPPVKQKLRRTRPDMALKIREEVKRQFDAGFLAVAKYPQWIANIVPVPKKDGKVMSEPIVRNSRYSPALSVLSGHV from the exons ATGGCTGAACAAGAACAAGAGAGCGCCCGAGTTAAAGCAGACCTAGACGAAATCAAGGGAGGCATGTCCCAGATGCGAGAGATGCTGCAAGCTTTAATCTTCAGGTTTGAGATTCCGCAAGCGACTGTAATTTCAGAAACCACGGGCCCAGCAGTGGAAGTCCCGCCTCAGAGGACGTTACCCTCAACCCTTCCTCCATATGTGCTACCTTATGACTTTGTCCCCCGAGCGAAGGTGGTGCACAAAATGGGGCAATCTGTCCAACAAGCCGTGCCATTACCGGTTTACACTGACGCACGTCCGGTCATCCATACTGTGGTTCCGCCAACTGCTTATGCTAGGCATGTTCCTcattatgaagatcaaaaccACATGTATCAAACTGTTGACTCAACTGTTGCTGGTGATGAAGTAAGGTTTGAGGACTTCAGGGAGGTAAAGGAGAACATGCAGCTCCTTGAGAAGAAGTTCCGAGATCTAGAAGGAGACCACGTCTTTGGATCTGCTGCCAAAGAAATGTGTCTTGTATCCGGGTTGGTGATTCCAGCAAAATTCAAAACTCCGGACTTCGACAAATACAAGGGGCATACTTGTCCAAAAAGCCATCTCATTATGTATTACCGCAAAATGGCTGCACACGTGGAGGACGACAAGCTAATGATCCACTGTTTTCAAGACAACCTGAGTGGGGCTCCTTCCAAGTGGTATCTAAGTCTGGATCAGAACAGGGTCAGGTGTTTCCAAGACCTGTCAGACGCGTTCATAAAACActacaagtataacatggatatggcgcctgacagaaGACAGTTGCAGAGCATGTTCCAGCATGACAAGGAGTCctttaaagaatacgctcaaagatggagggagttggcttcTCAGGTTGAACCACCTCTTGCTGAGAAGGAATTGGTTGAATTGTTTATCGACACTGTCCAACCCCAGTTCTACgagaagatggttggaagtgCTTCCTTGGGATTCTCCGTGCTTGTTGCTATAGGAGCTCGCGTGGAATACGGTATAAGGAATGGAAAACTGGCGGCTGTAGCTGGAACTTCAAATGCCAACCAAAAGAAGTTCTCTGGAGGGTTTCCCaaaaagaaggaaggggaaaTAAATGCTGTGACTGATGGTCAAGGAAGAGCTCCTCCAAGAAGGAGACCACAACAATATCCACCTCAGCAGTATGTTCAACAACCAATTCCCTATCAGCAACCCATGTATCCCATCCAGTTTGCTCCGCAACCATAC GCTTATCAAGCGCCTCCAGTTTATCGACCAACTCCAGTTCAACCACGTGCCGCGGCTCCTCCAACTTATCAACAAGCACCAGCAGCTCCTGTTTATCAACAACCGAGAGCTCAAGCGCCAAGGCAAAATGCTCAAAACCAGAATAGAAGGCAAGGGGAGAGGGCGACCTTCAATCCAATCCCAATGTCATACACTGAGTTGTATCCCTCCCTATTGCAAAAGGGGTTGGTGGTTCCCATACCTATGGGACCTCCACCTGACCATCTTCCTCCATGGTACAACCCTAATGCACACTGTCCTTTTCATGAAGGTGCCCCCGGGCATGATTTAGAGGGTTGTTATGCTCTGAAGCATAGGTTTCGTGAACTGATTGAGAGCAAGATTTTGTCTTTTAAGGACATGGGACCGAATGTTAAGAACAATCCCCTTCCTCCCCATGGAAATCCTGAAGTCAACGCCATTGAAGACGCTTCTGTTGGTGTTACGGTTGAGAAGGTGGAGGATGTAAAGACTCCTTTGGCAGCATTCCATGCCCGATTGGTGGAAGCTGGCCTGGTTAATATTGATCATGACAACTGTGAAGAGTGTGCCTCATACCCAAAGGGATGTCAGGTGGTACGAGACAATATCCAAAACTTGATGGATGAAGGAGTGCTTCAAATATCCAGTGCTTTGAAGAACGAAGACGTGTTGGTAATTGAACCTTGTTTCAATTTACCCGAACCAGTGGAAATCCCTTACTATAGCAAAAGGGTGGCGCCTGAGAATAGTCATCCGTCGCCTGTTGAAATATGTATGCCCTCACCTTTTCCGTATGAGAGCACTAAGCCTGTGCCTTGGAAATATGAGATTACTGTTGTGGAGAAGGTTGTTGAAGGAAGTTCAGACGCTGAGGTGACAGAAGCTGTAAGTGAAGACGTCACAAATATTGCAGGAATGAGCagaatgacccgtagtggtcgaatCTATACGCCTGAATTCAATGTGACTCCTCAAGGGCCAAGCAAGGAATCAATAGTTGTAGCTCCCACTAAAGAACCTGAAGTGGTCCAATCCGAAGATGCTGTTGAATTCTTGAAGTTAATCAAAAGAAGTGACTACAAGGTTGTGGATCAGCTGCATCAAACGCCATCTAAAATCTCTATTTTATCTCTGCTATTGAACTCCCAAgcccatagggaggctttgttgaaggtGCTTGCTCAAGCTCATGTAACACAGAGCATAACAGTTGACCAATTTGATGGAGTAGTGGCAAACATCACAGCTTGTAATACTTTGAGCTTCAGTGGAGAAGAATTACCTGAGGATGGGCAAAATCACAACCGTGCTCTCCATATCTCGGTGaaatgcaaagatgatgctttg gatatgccaggtctAGACACCGATATCGTTGAGCACAAGCTGCCACTTCAGCCAGATTGCCCGCCAGTAAAACAGAAACTCCGAAGAACGAGACCAGATATGGCTCTGAAGATTCGTGAAGAAGTCAAACGACAATTTGACGCTGGTTTTCTCGCAGTGGCAAAGTACCCACAATGGATAGCTAACATTGTACCTGTTCctaaaaaggatggcaag gtcatgtctgaacctattGTCAGAAATTCTAGATATTctccagcattgtcag tgttgtcaggtcatgtatga